From the Burkholderia glumae LMG 2196 = ATCC 33617 genome, one window contains:
- a CDS encoding ABC transporter permease subunit, with protein MMPNRYLRLLALAVGFAFLYIPILSLVVYSFNESQLVTVWSGFSTRWYAALLGDDELIAAAWLSLKIGILTAFASVAIGTWAGYVLARMGRFRGFALYSGMINAPLVIPEVIQGISLLLLFIELAKWIGWPAQRGMLTIWLGHVMLCLSYVAIIVQSRVRELDPSLEEAALDLGATPLKVFFTITLPLISQALVSGWLLSFTLSIDDLVLSAFLSGPGSTTLPLVVFSRVRLGLNPEMNALATLFIVAVTIGVIGANMMMLRRERRRLAAAA; from the coding sequence ATGATGCCGAATCGTTATCTGCGATTGCTCGCGCTGGCGGTCGGCTTCGCGTTCCTCTACATCCCGATCCTGAGCCTCGTCGTCTACTCGTTCAACGAGTCCCAGCTGGTCACGGTCTGGTCCGGCTTCTCGACGCGCTGGTACGCGGCGCTGCTTGGCGACGACGAACTGATCGCGGCCGCCTGGCTGTCGCTGAAGATTGGCATTCTGACGGCGTTCGCCTCGGTGGCGATCGGCACCTGGGCCGGCTACGTGCTGGCGCGCATGGGGCGCTTCCGCGGTTTCGCGCTTTATTCCGGGATGATCAACGCGCCGCTGGTGATCCCCGAGGTGATCCAGGGCATCTCGCTGCTGCTGCTGTTCATCGAGCTGGCGAAGTGGATCGGCTGGCCGGCGCAGCGCGGCATGCTGACGATCTGGCTCGGCCACGTGATGCTGTGCCTGTCCTATGTCGCGATCATCGTGCAGTCGCGCGTGCGCGAACTCGATCCGTCGCTGGAGGAGGCCGCGCTCGATCTCGGCGCCACGCCGCTGAAGGTGTTCTTCACGATCACGCTGCCGCTGATCTCGCAGGCGCTGGTGTCGGGCTGGCTGCTGTCGTTTACGCTGTCGATCGACGATCTGGTGCTGTCCGCGTTCCTGTCCGGCCCCGGCTCGACCACGCTGCCGCTGGTGGTGTTCTCGCGCGTGCGGCTCGGCCTGAATCCGGAAATGAACGCACTCGCGACGCTGTTCATCGTCGCCGTGACGATCGGCGTGATCGGCGCGAACATGATGATGCTGCGCCGCGAGCGGCGCCGGCTCGCGGCGGCCGCCTGA